ACTCAATTAAcaataaaactaaaaaaaaaaaatgatacttTGACGACCGAACTATCcgaatacaaattttcaaaatcttcACGTACGCTACTACGATTGTTAGCCCATATAAGAAAAACTCAGATTTCAAGTTTCTCCATTAAGAATAGTAAATGATGTATGTATTCATTTTTCGAAATACTTAAAATTGCTTAGAAAACTGAAATTACACGACTGTTCATTTTGAACGATGTAGTTTCTCATGCATTTCTCAGTTCATAGTTGATAGACATAGCATGGCGGGAGTCTGGCAGTCGGAGCGTGTGGTAAACGACTCGTTCGAAGCGGATTCAGTGAGTCAGGCGCCTTTATTTCCGAACGAGCATCCCCATCGTCGGGAAGTCGAGTACGAAATGGTTATAACGAGACGGTAAAATTCGATTTTACCCGTGTGGCCGATCACACGTCGCGGCAGACCAGAAGTCGTTTGCACGTGCTTTTCAAAACGGATTCAAGATGAAACCGACGCGTCGGATTGACTTCAGCCCTTTCAAATTGATTCCTTTGAAACtgatttgcaaaatattaaattcttcaaaAAGTTAGAAGCCTTCTTCGATAGTCGATGCACGGTAATAcgtaaaagtatttaaacgatTTGTACAGTTTATGAAAATCCTTTACGTAAAGTTCATTGGCACTGTAACAAGATTATTGctgttacaattttatttataattacgtcGATGCATACGATTTtagtatttcataaaaattttataaattccaaAGAGATAATAGGTACGTataaaaaatgtgtaaaaagtTCTGAGAAAAGCACATTGTCTGAAAATTTGTCGTATTTACCTTACATTTCGCTGTGAATGTTTCGAACAACATGCTACGTGTTAGAAGTCTGATCTCTATCGATTGAAAAGAATTACTATCGAACCATGTAAATGTTTCTGTTTAGGTGTATTCAAACTTCTCtcgataaaatacattttgtgaaataaagcggcataaatttttttacacgataatatcgttaaacaactattgtaaatatttctcaaataatttctgaatgaacgaaacgtttatttttattcaagaaCGATATAGGTATCGTGTTTTTTCATTTACAGACGGATAATTGACAAGGGCCTGTAGAAGATGGACGTAAAAGGGCGAGTTGCCCTGGTGACGGGCGCCGCTTCCGGTATCGGTAAATCTTGCGCCGTAGAATTATTAAACGAAGGCGCGATGgtgagtaaaaaaaaaaaaaaaaaaaaaagagaaaaaagaaaatattcaatgtaAAACTAACGCGAGAGAAATATTTCCATAGCTtccgtttaatttaaaaaattatcccGTCTGATATCTACGAAACAGTTTCTTGCAagcttttattaaatttcgcaAAAACCGAAAGTATGTAATTTTGTCTAtctatttaaacaaattttaaattccttccataaacgaaaggaaaaatttaaataatttctctttcgATTTTACTTATCTCAGCTACCTTAAAATATATCActtttctgaaaaaaaaatatagataaaaaatataaaatacacttTGTAATcccaaaatgaaaaattcttaaacaacaaaagagaaagaaaaggagaaatcaAATGATGCGAAATGAAAGTATCGAGAAAGAAGCTTCGTATTTTCAATCATGATAGCGTGAAGTagcaatgaaatttttacagCGCTGTTTTCATTAAGGGAAATAGCGATATGGGTTTACCCCATAGCACGTAGTATCTATAAAAAAGCCGCATTAATAGAGGACTTAGGAGAACCAACAGAGTTTATAGTTATATTTCGCTAAACCTCCTTAAGGATGTAACCTTGACTTAGTATGTATACCGTTCCATGAATGTTTCGACGCCTTATGCTAAAAATTATCTCGCGTATATTTAGATCGCTCTCCAGTGAAGTTTTATCTTGGTTTCTAACCGACTTCTACggaatagtaatacgtcgtgttACTGGCAATAATGTCTCGTTTTACCACGCATTACGTGtaaaacattattatataaaattctattctattctaatagatattatattcttCTATATATAGGTGTCTATATGCGATATAAACTCAGAAGAGGGTGAAAAATTAGCGGAAACTTTGTCTACAGAACATGGGAAAGACCGTGTGATCTTCTGTCAATGCGACGTCACAGACTATTCGCAATTCGAGGGTAAAAGGCtctgaattaatattttcctattacaatattaatataaattttcagagTATAATGCGAAAGATCTATTTGATTTATCGATCATTAAAGTAGAAATTATACGTTTATTTTCTACCTGTCAACACTCGTGTAACTTATTTATAGAGGTATAATCATTCTCTAATGATCCAAGATCCATACtgaataaaattaagatttgACATTAATATCCAATATTTATAATGCAAAGCAcaacttttaaaatttaattttcgtatACACgtgtgtatttaatttattatacttgattaaattcaatttgtaaaattcaatcgcaattaaatttacatagtTATTTCAGAGTGACGTATTGATTTTAATTCGCAGAATCGTTTCAAACAACGTTCGCGACGTTCGGCCACATCGATATCGTTGTTAATAACGCTGGAATAATGAACGATCGATTTTGGGAACTGGAAGTGGACATCAACGTTGTgagtatttaatattcaacacCTTTCTAAACTTTCTCGccgctcttttcttttcctcctgatttttctgttttatctGCACGAGGTCTTTGTTGAAATTATTGCAGAATGGCGTGATCCGCGGAACTTTGCTCGCTCAGCGATTTATGGGGACGGACAGGGGTGGCCAGGGCGGAATAGTGGTTAATATTGGAAGCAACGTCAGCATCAACCCTTATGCTAGTGTTCCAATTTACTCTGCCACCAAGGCGGCAATCGTCAACTTCACCAGAGCGTTCGGGGTAAATCAACTTTGACgatgattaataataaaattgcattcGTAGTTTACGCGTTAAATGAATTATGAGCTAAAACGATGaacgtagaaaattattatggaAAAATACGAGAGATAAATAATCTTCTAGTAACATGTAGTTTCCGTTTATAGATACGTACTTATCTACATATGCACGCGCGCTACGCGAGATTCCCTCGAGAGATGTTACGTTTGTTTAATTTAGGACACTTCTCTACGTGAATGTCATAAATTACATTGTATccaatttatcaaattatacatatacatgtatttatCTTGCAATTCTCCACTTCCTTTTTTTACACGAACATCATGATTCACTTTTATGTAAATCTATAAAGTTTTATATCACAGGGATAAAGATCGATCGATGTATTTATGTTCCTATTTTACGATACCTTTCGATCGATTCaaaccctttttttttttttgcagaaAGTTTCAAGCTAAATCTCCAAGATActtgttcaaaaatatccaCATATATAGACTTTCCGTATAAAAATCATCGTTTATCTTTGATCTAACTTATAAGATTGGAAATCGTGGGAATTAGTTTGATATTGTTGTTGTTTGCCATAGCACCAATACCACGTGGACTTAACCGGCGTGAAGGTGATGGCATTATGCCCAAGCGCGACAGATAGCAAATTATTAGGAGATGTCAGTAAACAATTGCTCTGGGCTCGATACGTAGACGCTTGGCTTCGTGACGTCGCCAGTTCAGTTCCTCAAAGGTAATAATACTTCCGatcatgataataaaatattttgtaattcacACTCTTTATCAAATAGAATGAGAACGTTAGGATAATATTAGTATTAAGACATTGCACAATCTCCTTATAGCTTCTTACACCATCATCTAGCTTTTAACCATCAagttattttgtttaaaatctcTAATCAAACGTTggattaaattcattaaatagcaaacaatttttaatttgattttatcgTGTATTTATTCTGTGCTTAATATtctgtattacgatatatccacgtatgttttataaatacatatacgatCGATGTTATACGCAAGCTCTTATTATTTAACTATAGTTgtcgttaaattataataacaaattatttcattccCTTTCTTATTAATTCGTTTATCCCTTTGAACAGCGTTCTATGCTATCGGGAACACCGGTAGTTGGCTCAAacgtaacatttttaaaatctcGATTGTAAAAGCACCACAGAGTTCCTCTGTAACGCTGCTTTATCCCACAATTTCAAATGGAACGTTTCAACAATCttccaaatataaaatataagagtAACGATTAATTTTCAGATTTCGTTTTACTCTAACGTTTATAGGATAATGCTAcgtctttgttttttttttttttttatatttttaacagaagTTATGTTTCCATTCTGCATTCTGTAAATTATTGGAacaattaaaacatttatggatcgatgcaattttaattttaagaatatttaaatttaattttaagaataaaaagaaatatcgtttttatcgtttagaaaaaataaaaggtagCCTTAGCTAGCCAGATTTAACGAACTAAGG
Above is a genomic segment from Bombus fervidus isolate BK054 chromosome 4, iyBomFerv1, whole genome shotgun sequence containing:
- the LOC139986195 gene encoding 15-hydroxyprostaglandin dehydrogenase [NAD(+)]-like, whose product is MDVKGRVALVTGAASGIGKSCAVELLNEGAMVSICDINSEEGEKLAETLSTEHGKDRVIFCQCDVTDYSQFEESFQTTFATFGHIDIVVNNAGIMNDRFWELEVDINVNGVIRGTLLAQRFMGTDRGGQGGIVVNIGSNVSINPYASVPIYSATKAAIVNFTRAFGHQYHVDLTGVKVMALCPSATDSKLLGDVSKQLLWARYVDAWLRDVASSVPQRSEHVAKALIQILNTGKSGSVWLVEKDQPAHEITFPKI